Within bacterium, the genomic segment CCCTGGGATGTGCTGGCGCGCCGAGGAGGACGGGGACTGGTGGGCGCAAGGGTGGCTTGACGACGAGGTTGAGGCCAGCTGGAGCTGGGATTGGTCGAGCTCGGCCTGGAGGGCTCGACCCGAACAGGCTGGAGACGACGAGGCTGAAGACGACGAGGCTGAAGAAGGGCCCCGGACTCTGCGGGTCGACCCGGACCTGGCCGAGGACCCACGGGAGCAGCGGTTCCTGGAGCTCATGGATGCGATCACTCCGGACTTCCAGATCTGGGAAAGGCGCTGGGACTCGTGCCGGCGGAAGTACTATAAGGCGCGCTACGAGGACGCGCCGTTCCAGCCCTGCGAACCCTGCGCTGGCCTGCTCCTGGGCGATCTCGACAACGTCAAGGACTGCGAGAGCCGTGTGGCCCTGAACGTTGCGACGGCCGTGTGCCTCTGCCCAGAGCAACTCGATGAGCAGGAAACGGCAACGTTGCGGGACACCCTGCACACGCACCAGATCGAGCTGCAGATGATCGCCGCGAACGACGACTGGAAGTACGACATCCTGCAGCACTTGCCCAGCCTCGCTGCAACCGTCGAGGCGGCTCTTGCTCAGAGC encodes:
- a CDS encoding dual specificity protein phosphatase family protein gives rise to the protein PGMCWRAEEDGDWWAQGWLDDEVEASWSWDWSSSAWRARPEQAGDDEAEDDEAEEGPRTLRVDPDLAEDPREQRFLELMDAITPDFQIWERRWDSCRRKYYKARYEDAPFQPCEPCAGLLLGDLDNVKDCESRVALNVATAVCLCPEQLDEQETATLRDTLHTHQIELQMIAANDDWKYDILQHLPSLAATVEAALAQSKKVLVSCWAGVNRSAALVVGYMNLVRNVPLLDAFRETVRLRGEIVVNGHFRSLLARAALSKGETPGEEQETEMDTGD